The DNA segment TGTTTAAATGAGACATAGCACCGCTATGGAAAATAAAAACAAGTTAGCTGGCGACTTGCTTGGCAACAGTTTTAATTCGCAATAAATTTTCTAATACATTATTCGGGTTTAATTCCTTCTTGCCCAAAACAACAAGCTACATAACAACTCATGCTATTTCTTCTAAGATCTTAAAATCGGGTTTGTCGATTATATCTTTATTTGACTCCAATATTTAACGAGTTAAATAAATCGATTATTTCCGGATTCGAAGGACGTGGTGCATGCTGAGTTACAATTACACCTTCTGGGTCCAATAATATAAAACGAGGAATTGATCTAATTATATAATCTTGTACAAATTGAGAATTAAAGGAACTATCTGCAAGCACTTGAATACCACCCAGTTTTTTATCTACAATCATTTTTTTCCATTTATCATGATCTTTAGAATCATCAACCGAAATACTCAAAAAACGAATATTCTTGCCGCGATAGGCTTTTTCTAACTTCTTTAAATGCGGCAATTCAGCAACACAAGGTCCACACCATGTGGCCCAAACATCTATAAAAACATATTTCCCTTTTAGGTCATCCAACGAAAGCGTTCCTCCTGCATTGTTCTCATAATCAACAAACTTTGGTGACTGGCGACCTTGATTTAGTTCAATTAATCTATTGTAAATTTTGGTAATCTTAGCATTATTTTCTTCGTTTGTAGAAGCAGCCATAAATATTTTGTAAAATTCCTCAAATTTTCCTGTATTATAAATGGTACTTTCCGCTCCAGAGATAATCAGTTCGTTCTTTATGGTTTGATTTGGAATGGTTGAATAGATGGTAACCTTTATAAGACCGTAATCAATGGAGTCTTTTTTAATTAATTGATTGATTTTTTTATTATAAAAACGATTAACTATTTCTTTATAGGCACCCGAAAAGTAAAAATCAACCTCATTATTCAGATCTACATCATTTAATCCTACCAACAAACTTTTAGAAGGTTTATAGTCTCGCTTTTGAGCCCATTGCCTATGATAACCACCGGCGTAACGTGATAATTCATTTAAATACTCATAATTTAGATTGCGTTTTTCTAAAGCTATAAAGGCAGGAGCCATTCCTTGGGCTGCATCTAATTGGGCATTTAAGGTATTACATAGTCCCTTAAATTTATTTTCAAAATCAGCTTCTTCCAACTTATAAACATCCATGCCTTTACCTTTTAGTTCCGCTATCATTTTATTCTTAGCTAAAAGATAGTTTGTGGCTTCAGCCCCTATACCTGAAACATCTAGGGAATTAAGAAAATCCTTGGCATCTGCTGTAATGTTAATAGCACTCCCATTGTCTAAATATACACTCATCTTATTTTTACCTGCAGTTAGCAAATATAATCCAGGATTCGCATTGATTGTATCGGCGAAATTACCATTTGAATCAATCGAAATTTTCTTGCTAAACGACTTATCCGCTTTTATTAACCATACCTCTTTATTATCAATATTGTCAATTTTACCAGTAAATAGGGCATACTTCGGAGTTTCTTTGATGCAGGCCACCAGATTTAAAACCAATACTAAACTAAATAATACTTTCTTCATACGTTTAAATTTATTTTTAAGGCCATATAAATTAATCATACCCCTGTTGAAAGAAGCTATTTCCATGGCTCGTTCCATATACTCTAATTAATGTTTATATGGGTGTTTTATATTGGCAACAGCTCTTGATGAACTTTAAGATATTGATTGATTCAAACCCGTGTCATTCAGGAATGATCGGTCTAGATCATTTATGAATAGAGCAGGCTAGCATTTCATATAATCTACCCAAGCTATATATGCCTATAGCTTAAGTAGATTATCTAAAAAATTCAATTAGTCATCTAATTTATGTTCTATTTCAACAACTTTAGAATCAATTTCGTAGGTTTCTAAAATAACGCCGCCATCAAGCATGTCGCGTATTTCAATTTTTGATCCTGCACCATTATCATATACAACAGCTAAAATACCACCTTCCTTATGTACCTCTAGTTTTTTAACATCCCCAGTTAATACAAGATAATCTTGATTAATAACATCAGACACCCTATTGTAGCGATGAAGTTTATTTCCCTGAGAAAAATAGGTAAAATCATACACGTTATCATTAGCATATTGCGAATTATCATCCACTAAACCAGGTGCAAGCTCTATGTTTGCGTAAGATTCAAAACCATTATACCAAGATGACATAAACCTTTGCAGGTAGTAAGTTCCCGAATCATCCTTAAGAACAGATATAACCTGGTAAGTAGAACGTACCTGCTCCATATACATACAATCCATATTTAAGTTTCCTGGATCAAAAAGATCATTATCTGGATCAATCATCACCGTAGGTATTAACTTATAATAATCCATATAATAGCCATTCATTGCATTTACCACATATCGTTTATTTTTTTCATCAAAATACACAACATGCGCAGCCGACGCAGCAAATTTATCAGTTATATAATAATCACCCTCTGCAGGAAATTCCCACCATCCATCTTCAAGATACCTACCTGGTTTAGCATACAATTTTCCACCTGCTAACATAGGCCAACCGTAGCTATCCGTCCTATCATTAATTCCAGATGCTGTAAATGGGAATTCCAGACTGTTTGTTGAATTGAACCGATCTGTGATATATGTATCCAGTTTCATAGAAATTCCATCGAAATAGGCACCACCTTCACTCGTACAAATAAACATTTGGTTCCATCCAAGATAAGTATTCCAGTTAAAGCCAATATTAATAGGGGTTCCAGTTAGACTTACCTTGGCTACATTCTCAAAAACATCTACAACATGATCCTCCGTAATTTCAGAAATAAAGTCAAATTCGGCTAAACCATCTTTTTCTTTTAGGATGGCCCACCCCTGACTAAATGGAGTCACAACATATAATTCAATGGGTTTATTATATCTAACATCATGTTTTGTGTCATAAACAGAATAGACTAAATTTTGCAAACCGGGAGATAACGAAGTAAGCATATTCAAATCTTTATCTGTACTTATCGTATCTGCCACCCAAGCACCTGAACCTAAAGCTGGTATATACCAGGCATAAGAACGATCTTCTTCTGGAATATCAGTAATAATATCTCCATAAATAACCACATTACTACCAATAATTGCATTTTGTTCTGTTGGTAGGTTCGAAAAATCAACTCCATTCAATTCAATGTAATCGTAATCACCATCATCTTTTATACAGGATACCATAACGGATCCTATTAATAAACTATATATAATTCTATTTACAATTTTCATTTTGTTCATTTTTAGTTAAGTGTATTTACAACTAAATCCCCATTCTCATCATATATTGGAGCATCCGGATGACTCTCTAACCACTTTCCAAAGCCGTACATTATAGCAAATACAGTTGCATCATTATACTGCCATTCGCCCACATAAGTATTAAACCTACTTATATGTTCTCCAATTGGATTGGTACCATCCATTACATCGTTGTACTCCATCCACAACAAACATTTGGTTACCGTAAATTCCCCAATATAAGGATAAGTACCACTAACGCCTGCGTACTTAGTCCAGGGATACCACCAATCAGGTTGAGCTAAAAAGTCACTAAATCGCAAGGTATACACCTGGCTAAAAGACGAAGTAAAATTATCATTTGAAGTGATTTTTAATCCTACAGTGTATTCTGTATCTTTCATATCCGGAGTTCTCAATATATTAACGATTAGGTTTCCTCCCGGAGATTGATTAGTAATCAGCTGTATATCTGGGTCAATAACAAAATGTGTACCTTCTACAGCCGTTGTCAGAGTATCAACAATTTCAACCGAAAATACTCGGTCCTTATCAGACATTTCACCTGACACCAATACGGGAATCTCAATAATCTTCTCCTCTGTTGATTCATCCTCAAATAAGAAGGTAAAATATTTTGAAGGATATTCACCTTCCGCATTCACTTCGTCTTCATAATAAACATAATCAACACCTCGATATTTGGTCACTTCGTCTTTTGAACAGGAAAGAACAAATACCCAAAAGATAAGTATTATAGATATATTTTTAGTTTTCATATTATTTTATTTAAATGATATTTTTTGATCATTTCTCTAGCCAAATATTAATTAGGAATATTACCAAATTCCAACTCATTATCAGGCAATGGAAAAATATAGTTTTCTGGAGTTACTGTACGTGTCCATTTTGTTCCCATGGTAGGTATATTTAGCAGTTGTAGTCTTTTATACATATAAAATGTTTGTCCCTCCAAGTAGGTTTCCTTACGAAACTCCTTAACAATAGCACCTAATACATCGCCAGTAATATCACTCAACTCCACGTCTCTTCTTTCCTTGATTGTGTTAACATACCCAATGGCTTTATCAACATCTGACTCAATGGTGGCTTCTGCAGCAATTAACATCAACTCTGTTATTCTAATTAAAGGCACAGTTCTATGTTGCATAAAAGTAACCCACCCCAAATCACTAAAATACTTCTGAATGGGTACATCTTGGTCATACTTTATAGATACCGATCTTTGACCTAACTGGTTAGTTTTCATTAAATTTAGATATCTCCAGTCATTTCCACCCAGTCCCGGCGTAGGATCCTGATACCATACAGCAGGAGCCACCAATTTTTCGAATACAATATCTGCATAGTTATCGCTTGATGTTGCCGTATGATATTGATACTCATATTCACCAAAGTTTGACGAATAATAATCATCTAAATTAGATACATTCAATGCTGCTACCAGCTCATTAACGAACAGTAAATCCTTTTGGTCATCACTACCATTTAAACGTTCAGGAGATACCCATTCCCAATCAAACTCATTAATTACTTTTTCGGCATACAGCAATGCATTTGGCTTATCATTCATTGTGATATAGACTCTTGCTTTGAGTGCCAAAACAGCATAATAATTCATGTGGTACATGCGTTCATTCGGATCAAATAAAATACCAGCATAACTACCAACTATTGGGTCTACTTCTTCAAGTAAAACCTGGGCAGCATCAAGGTCTTCTAAAATTTTCTCATAAACACCGGCAATAGGAAGATGAGGATACCTCGCCCTCTCATATTTTGTTACATAAGGAATTTGCGGATCTTCATTGGTACCATCTACATAAGCATCACCAAACATTCTTAATAAATCAAAATGAATAAATGCCCTAATAGCAAATGCTTCAGCTTTCATCAATTTTAAATCATCTTGATGAAATAATTCAGCCTTGGCATCAATATTATCCAATATTAAATTATCATTGGCCACAGTTTTATAGAGGTTACTCCAAATAGAGCTAATAGTGGACCTGGCAGCTGATGATTCATAATTAAAATCTGCTATTGGAAAATATGTTGCTGAACCAATATGACTTTGTGCAGCTTGTTCCAATGCGCCATACATTAATTGATGGCCATACAAACTTTGACCTGCC comes from the Saccharicrinis fermentans DSM 9555 = JCM 21142 genome and includes:
- a CDS encoding TlpA family protein disulfide reductase; the protein is MKKVLFSLVLVLNLVACIKETPKYALFTGKIDNIDNKEVWLIKADKSFSKKISIDSNGNFADTINANPGLYLLTAGKNKMSVYLDNGSAINITADAKDFLNSLDVSGIGAEATNYLLAKNKMIAELKGKGMDVYKLEEADFENKFKGLCNTLNAQLDAAQGMAPAFIALEKRNLNYEYLNELSRYAGGYHRQWAQKRDYKPSKSLLVGLNDVDLNNEVDFYFSGAYKEIVNRFYNKKINQLIKKDSIDYGLIKVTIYSTIPNQTIKNELIISGAESTIYNTGKFEEFYKIFMAASTNEENNAKITKIYNRLIELNQGRQSPKFVDYENNAGGTLSLDDLKGKYVFIDVWATWCGPCVAELPHLKKLEKAYRGKNIRFLSISVDDSKDHDKWKKMIVDKKLGGIQVLADSSFNSQFVQDYIIRSIPRFILLDPEGVIVTQHAPRPSNPEIIDLFNSLNIGVK
- a CDS encoding PKD-like family lipoprotein, whose product is MKIVNRIIYSLLIGSVMVSCIKDDGDYDYIELNGVDFSNLPTEQNAIIGSNVVIYGDIITDIPEEDRSYAWYIPALGSGAWVADTISTDKDLNMLTSLSPGLQNLVYSVYDTKHDVRYNKPIELYVVTPFSQGWAILKEKDGLAEFDFISEITEDHVVDVFENVAKVSLTGTPINIGFNWNTYLGWNQMFICTSEGGAYFDGISMKLDTYITDRFNSTNSLEFPFTASGINDRTDSYGWPMLAGGKLYAKPGRYLEDGWWEFPAEGDYYITDKFAASAAHVVYFDEKNKRYVVNAMNGYYMDYYKLIPTVMIDPDNDLFDPGNLNMDCMYMEQVRSTYQVISVLKDDSGTYYLQRFMSSWYNGFESYANIELAPGLVDDNSQYANDNVYDFTYFSQGNKLHRYNRVSDVINQDYLVLTGDVKKLEVHKEGGILAVVYDNGAGSKIEIRDMLDGGVILETYEIDSKVVEIEHKLDD
- a CDS encoding DUF4843 domain-containing protein, translating into MKTKNISIILIFWVFVLSCSKDEVTKYRGVDYVYYEDEVNAEGEYPSKYFTFLFEDESTEEKIIEIPVLVSGEMSDKDRVFSVEIVDTLTTAVEGTHFVIDPDIQLITNQSPGGNLIVNILRTPDMKDTEYTVGLKITSNDNFTSSFSQVYTLRFSDFLAQPDWWYPWTKYAGVSGTYPYIGEFTVTKCLLWMEYNDVMDGTNPIGEHISRFNTYVGEWQYNDATVFAIMYGFGKWLESHPDAPIYDENGDLVVNTLN
- a CDS encoding RagB/SusD family nutrient uptake outer membrane protein — encoded protein: MKNKIFVLIIVISQSFFACSDWLDVSPATDIDLKVQVTSADGFKEMLNGVYLSMAGQSLYGHQLMYGALEQAAQSHIGSATYFPIADFNYESSAARSTISSIWSNLYKTVANDNLILDNIDAKAELFHQDDLKLMKAEAFAIRAFIHFDLLRMFGDAYVDGTNEDPQIPYVTKYERARYPHLPIAGVYEKILEDLDAAQVLLEEVDPIVGSYAGILFDPNERMYHMNYYAVLALKARVYITMNDKPNALLYAEKVINEFDWEWVSPERLNGSDDQKDLLFVNELVAALNVSNLDDYYSSNFGEYEYQYHTATSSDNYADIVFEKLVAPAVWYQDPTPGLGGNDWRYLNLMKTNQLGQRSVSIKYDQDVPIQKYFSDLGWVTFMQHRTVPLIRITELMLIAAEATIESDVDKAIGYVNTIKERRDVELSDITGDVLGAIVKEFRKETYLEGQTFYMYKRLQLLNIPTMGTKWTRTVTPENYIFPLPDNELEFGNIPN